One window of the Triticum dicoccoides isolate Atlit2015 ecotype Zavitan chromosome 3B, WEW_v2.0, whole genome shotgun sequence genome contains the following:
- the LOC119282216 gene encoding jasmonate O-methyltransferase-like, which produces MASMLTVHMNQGQGETSYARNSFVQNGEQKRMKPLIEAAILDLCPSTSTLLPTNMVIADLGCSSGPNAIALVSIAIEAIHNHYHQFLQPPPEVSVLLNDLPDNDFNMVLKSLVTLRRSNKSIVMTGVLPGSFYERLFTSGSLHLVCSSNSLHWLSQAPEGLTRNQIPAYDIDEHTRLERRPMVLQAYAQQFRKDFTRFLELRAKEMIPGGRIVVSLVGRDSDVITPEFPPLWEFIAHILSVMVSEGVIDKANFDAFYLPVYEPSNKEMREIIQDEGSFSITEMQVNNPFVGLDSALVVPSRFASVTRAIFEPIIVHHFGEVMDEFVRTLERRWILEGSLQVDLAKSP; this is translated from the exons ATGGCGTCCATGTTGACGGTGCATATGAATCAAGGACAAGGGGAAACAAGCTATGCTCGCAACTCCTTTGTTcag AATGGTGAACAGAAGAGGATGAAGCCCCTGATAGAAGCGGCTATCCTCGATTTATGCCCCAGCACTAGCACCTTGTTGCCCACAAATATGGTGATTGCCGACCTGGGTTGCTCCTCTGGCCCAAACGCGATAGCGCTAGTGTCGATTGCCATAGAGGCCATCCACAATCACTACCACCAGTTCTTACAGCCACCTCCCGAAGTGTCTGTCCTCCTCAACGACCTGCCTGACAACGACTTCAACATGGTACTGAAGAGCTTGGTCACGCTACGTCGAAGCAACAAGTCTATTGTCATGACTGGGGTTTTACCCGGGTCGTTTTACGAGAGGCTATTCACTAGTGGTTCCTTGCATCTTGTCTGCTCGTCGAACAGCCTGCATTGGCTCTCACAG GCTCCTGAAGGTCTGACAAGGAACCAGATCCCGGCGTATGACATTGACGAGCATACCAGGCTTGAAAGGCGCCCAATGGTCCTTCAGGCTTATGCACAACAGTTTAGGAAAGATTTTACACGTTTCCTCGAGCTGAGGGCGAAAGAAATGATCCCAGGAGGCCGGATAGTTGTTTCTCTTGTAGGGAGGGATTCTGATGTAATCACCCCCGAATTCCctcccctctgggaattcatagcacATATTCTAAGCGTCATGGTCTCAGAG GGTGTAATCGACAAAGCAAACTTTGACGCTTTCTATTTGCCTGTGTATGAACCTTCCAACAAAGAGATGAGGGAGATCATCCAAGATGAAGGCTCATTTTCAATCACTGAGATGCAGGTGAACAATCCTTTTGTTGGTCTGGACAGCGCACTTGTGGTCCCAAGCAGGTTTGCTAGTGTAACCAGAGCCATATTTGAGCCGATAATAGTCCATCATTTTGGAGAAGTCATGGATGAATTCGTGAGGACCTTGGAGCGACGCTGGATCTTGGAAGGCAGCTTGCAAGTCGATCTTGCCAAAAGCCCATGA